The segment TTGCCTCACCTGCATCTGAAAACGCCTCAATGACATTATTGTATGTTGATGTTGTCCATGGAAATGAGAGTTTACGCATGTACTCCATTACAGATGACATTTTATCATACATCTTTCTCTTCCCGTAAGCACCAATGAGGATATTAAATGTCCGCGTTTCAGGCTCAATCCCAAAATTACAGAATTTTTCATACCATCTCTCCATCATTTCAATCAGTCCCTTGTTGCAAAATATGCTCAGGATAGTGTTCATAGTCCATACATCAGGTTTGCTGTCAGCACTCTCTAGCATCCCTACAAGCACTTTCTCCATTTCTGCATACTTGCCTGCCCTACCATAACCACTCAAGACTATATTCTGAGTGACAGTATTAGGAACTATGGAACGATCAGCCATTTGTTCATAAAGTGACTCAACCAAATCAAATCGGCTAGCATCCACACATGCCTTGATTAATATACTATAGGTGTAAACATCTGGCTGACAATGAGGTAGGTCAATCATAGCATTAAGAAGAGAAAATGCCTTGTCAAGTATGTTACTTCTACAATAAGCACCAATCAAGGCCGTATAAAGTTCTGGAGTAGGTTTGAGTCCCTCTTCAATCATTGAATCAAAAAGCTGTTGAGCCTGTCCTGTTTGCCCACATCTTCCAAGAAGAACTAGGAGCCTCATGTAAGTACCTTCTTTTGGTTGATACAATGGTTGCTTCTTTAACATCTCAAACACCTAGAAGTACAAAAGTATAGTCTGACTCAATCCATATGTTTACAAGTAGAAAAAGTACAGACAGTTAAAGTTTCCATTACTCAATAAATTGGAAAAATTGAGTCTATGCCAAGCCAAAGAATCAATTCATTAACCCAAATAACTCAAGATATACATATATCGAGTCAAAATATAAAGTGAAAATATATAAGCGGGTATAGAACACACAAACTTAACCAGTTTTTTGCAAAATCTTAACCGCTACACTAGACCTTCGACTTGTATCGAGGTgttaaataatcataattaaagagaaaaaaaagaccTGAAGGGCTTGTTGCCATTGCTTTTTATCAATGCAATCAGAAAGAGCTTCAGGAACAGTATTGACCCAAGGATTGGCGGTATTCTTTCtatctatttttttgttaataggGGTCCTCCTCCCCTTCTTGTTGTTCAGGTGCGAAACGGAAACTTCAGAGAAACCTGGGTATTCACCTTCTTTCCAATGTTTCTTCCTCTCAAATGCAATCCTAGAAGAAGAGGTTGTGGCGGCCACAGCGCTGCAAAGGCGGTAGAGGCCGACGCCGGTTATGATACTACGGCAACCACCAATAGAAGTCGGAGAGGGGAAAAGCGAAGAAGAGGAAGATAAAGTAAAGGAACCACTCGTCATGCCCCTACTCTCTCATGTGAAATGGTAGAGCTCCACTCTCAAATTATCTCCTGCAAAAATGGGCACACACCCTTTAATTGGATACATTGTCTTGTTTTTCGTGACACTTTCCAATtttgaattgaaacaaaatttatttatacattttttaaccactttgaattttcaattattgtaatttataatatttttctatagtttataattatacaaattttatttttaaaaaaacaaaaatttaatgtataaatttaccattaaatttgttgtaaatttaccgttaaatttatttttaaaaattaaaaagtgtcacataaattaaaagagaaaatactATACTAGATATAGGAGCGTCCAAGctaacatgagctcaacatataTTTTTGGTGATATCTCAAAGTTATGTGATATAAATGAAAATTAGagagtatttcaaaattttattggaGTTCCTATTTATAATGATTTAAGTTTTCCTGGCGGGGCATGTTTGAACATGCCCGACGATTAAAGGGACTTCTCTTTCGAGTTCCTCTAGTCGCCACTGCGTCCATGTCCAAAGAGATTGCCCTTGCGGGATGTTCATAAATTATTAagcattttgaattatcaattattgtgacttataatactttttgtatagtttacaaatatgtaaatttcatttttaaaaaaatgaagattcGATGCGCAAATTTTCgatcaaacttaaattgtttggctttttaaaaaagaaaagtgttACATAAATTGGAATAAAGAAAGTATTTTTGTtacgtaatttttaaatatatagaaaactaaaaaaaaatgaagaaaacacATACATTTCATAAAACCTCTCCGCTAGAAGCATATATATTGAGAAGAGGTGTCTGCTTCTAACCCCAATTTATGTAATGCAATTTGATTTAGCATgaagtttaataaaaaaatagcaatttatgaaatttatgatctaaacaaattataaaatatttgtgtgactataaatcatattattatgaataaaatgagcattttaaaattaaattattgtcaTATATTGAAATATGACAATCATATAAACATTGACTAAAAAGAAAGTGAGTAGTATAAACTGAAACATGTAAGCAACCGATCCTACCATAAAAAAGTGTAATCACTGAAATATCATAAAAGCAATATTGGTGGTAGAAAGCAAAAGAAAGAATATACAAAAATGAACGTACTACTACAACAAACGCCACCAAAATTTAACCCTTTGAAAAGCAAGAGAACACTCCACACAACCTTTTACCTTAATCGGAGATCTCTGCGTTTATGAATTTCTTTAATTCATGAAatcagtttattttttattctgaaTTTTGAaggtaaattaatttttatatctgCCAATAATAAATGTACCTCATGCACATGATATTTATAagcaaaaaatttagataaaattACGTAGAAagctcaaaatttattttgcaCAGACATTCTTAAAAtgccttttaaatttataattatccGTTTGAATAAAGTGAAAGAACAAATACCTGAAATAAGAATTTAATGCCCAAAAACAAACCAAATTTAACTATACAATTAATTATGGCTTATACAAATGAATCAAATAAAGGTACATTCATGATGCCCGAGTCTATTTTTTCCTTGTGgataattaaatttaacaatataataaggttcttttttgttttttatagcaaaaaattgaaattcaatCTTGTACATGTCTTATGCGTTATCCACAATTAAAATGGATAGATATATTTTGTACATACATTCACttgaaatatatatgatttttttctatttttctttctcttttataCATAGacaatactttttttaaaaaaaaaatgaggaagACTTTGCACAAATTGAAACTTGTCTTGtatcattttaatttcaaaatttgtcaATAAATCATATTGAGAGATCTTCTAGCCTAAGATATTATCCCTTTCAATTATTGAACCAACttcttatgattattaaatattagaCTATCAATAAAGAAGccattgaattaaaatatgatgtaataattaaacaaaacaaCTACTAAAAATGATATTGTAGAAAAATCTTCCTCactcttcttttttcttaagaAAGTATTATCTATgtatgaagaaagaagaaaaaagaatatatagatatatatatatatgctagaTATCATGTGTCCGCGCCATTGCAGACCCAACATATGttagctttttttttctttcaatttatttgacacaattgaaatttgaaaaagtgaactaaactttttatgtgttttctaaaaaatattttaaattgttaatttatgtaccttttatattattttcgaATAATATATCTTACTCCATCtgatttattttatgtgatacaagtgATTTTAGGAAAGTAAACTAAGTTTCTTATATGATTCTCACACTTGTTGGGAcagaaaataagcaggtgtaaatgtgGAAGATAGCAAAGCAAATCTCGaaagatcacgagtaagaagacaacgagaaatataccaaaagacacaaagatttaacgtgatTCAGTCAATCAACCTATTTCCACAAAGAAGATGAgctatcaaatataaatatgagagtacaaaatatagagagaaacaacctcaaccaattcactcggaatacataggaggttcacacaagtaataacatatcaagcttgtgacccataaattccccccctaaccaaaactctcgaagcccttaagactacattgtgaatgttgattaagttagaaggaacatgtatttatttatagagtcctaaaccttttcctactagAAAAATGATTAGTCGATCCAAAACTTTTTCCTAAAATGAAAACCTATTTatagtaagaaatttagggcaaataaaactcaacaaatctccccctttgcctgaatttctgacaaaataaatttgtccacttcttgacttaatcttcaacaactttcttctcctctccataatctcctttgcaaatttatgtctcaaaaaagaaaacctctctaaaataatttctccaacaaatctccattactgtcaaaaaggttgcggctagaactacacccgtcaagatgaacacctctttctaaccttATTCAGTCATTGATaatcgaaccactgaacctgactccatcattgaatctgactctgataccacttgttgtgtagacattagaagaatatttgtaaccCTTTTATTGTCATAGTGAAGCAATTCGGATCTTGTCGATCCCGTGGTGGTTACCTTCGGATTGAAGGGTTTT is part of the Solanum lycopersicum chromosome 1, SLM_r2.1 genome and harbors:
- the LOC101254329 gene encoding pentatricopeptide repeat-containing protein At3g06430, chloroplastic, translated to MTSGSFTLSSSSSLFPSPTSIGGCRSIITGVGLYRLCSAVAATTSSSRIAFERKKHWKEGEYPGFSEVSVSHLNNKKGRRTPINKKIDRKNTANPWVNTVPEALSDCIDKKQWQQALQVFEMLKKQPLYQPKEGTYMRLLVLLGRCGQTGQAQQLFDSMIEEGLKPTPELYTALIGAYCRSNILDKAFSLLNAMIDLPHCQPDVYTYSILIKACVDASRFDLVESLYEQMADRSIVPNTVTQNIVLSGYGRAGKYAEMEKVLVGMLESADSKPDVWTMNTILSIFCNKGLIEMMERWYEKFCNFGIEPETRTFNILIGAYGKRKMYDKMSSVMEYMRKLSFPWTTSTYNNVIEAFSDAGEAKHMEYTFDQMRAEGMKADTKTFCCLVRGYANAGLFHKVINTVQLAGKLEVPENTSLFNSVIYACAKAEDVMEMGRVFKRMKDKQCQPDLMTYSTMIDAYQKEGMTDKVYDLEQEKLLKVAIHSNGSHNDEKKLELLPT